The following proteins are co-located in the Primulina tabacum isolate GXHZ01 chromosome 11, ASM2559414v2, whole genome shotgun sequence genome:
- the LOC142519497 gene encoding uncharacterized protein LOC142519497 — protein sequence MDADSSLFNLLTDDLIFKVLNFLNEDSDFRSFRSACKSFRRLESLRRTHLRVLRPEFLLSLFSKFPKITSLDLSACPCVDNTFVLRSLSISSAWTYGISRLNLSRCTGLRFPGLEMLVRCCRNLESVDVSYCCRFGDLEAAALSGAAGLKELNLDKCLNVSDVGLAKVAIGCPKLEKLSLKWCFEITDMGVELLSKKCGELRNLDISFSKVTRESLRWISRMEKLEVLRIGGCGLVDDVGLHYLGKGCPSLQVLDVSRCTKLSSSALVSVIESHLLSQLHASYCFFDFPVLHQLKDLNNLKKLNIGGAQVSDFALKILGENCWSLLEIVLGKCRGVADTGIMQLVSRCVDLKVLDLTCCSDLTDLAILAVASSCRDLTCLKLECCNLLSETSLECLGSKCALLEEIDLTDCSGINDTGLKYLSKCSKLSSLKLGLCIDISDKGLQYIATNCKKLQELDLYRCVGIGDEGLVSLSSGCKNLRRLILSYCHLVTDRGIGCLGFLQELWDVEMRGLPKVTGSGLTKLAAGCLRLAELDLKHCENIDDLGFWALAFYAKNLQQINLSGCDISDTGLCVLLGNLMRLQDAKLVNLPNVSVNGLEIALRVCCFRLKKLKLLAHLGPLLSPQLVETLEARGCKIRWDYRKVEPVMTL from the exons ATGGATGCAGACTCCTCACTATTCAACCTTCTTACCGATGATCTCATCTTCAAAGTTCTCAACTTTTTAAACGAGGATTCTGACTTCAGATCCTTCCGCTCCGCCTGCAAGAGCTTCCGCCGTCTCGAATCCCTCCGCCGCACGCACCTCCGAGTTCTCAGGCCGGAGTTCCTCCTATCCCTTTTCTCCAAGTTTCCTAAAATCACATCCCTGGACCTCTCCGCCTGCCCCTGCGTTGACAATACATTCGTCCTCCGTTCGCTCTCCATCTCATCTGCTTGGACTTATGGAATATCTCGCCTGAACCTGAGCCGGTGCACGGGGTTAAGATTTCCAGGGCTCGAAATGCTGGTGAGGTGTTGCCGGAACCTGGAGAGCGTAGATGTAtcttattgttgtaggttcggAGACCTCGAGGCGGCGGCTCTCTCCGGCGCGGCGGGGCTGAAGGAGTTGAACTTAGACAAATGTCTGAACGTGAGTGATGTTGGATTGGCTAAGGTAGCAATCGGGTGTCCGAAACTTGAAAAACTCAGCCTCAAATGGTGCTTCGAGATAACTGATATGGGAGTCGAACTTCTCTCCAAGAAATGCGGTGAACTGAGAAATCTTGATATTTCTTTTTCAAAG GTTACACGGGAATCATTACGGTGGATCAGTAGAATGGAGAAGCTGGAGGTGCTACGGATTGGGGGCTGTGGTTTAGTGGACGATGTGGGGTTGCATTATCTTGGAAAAGGATGCCCTTCGCTCCAG GTCCTGGACGTATCAAGGTGCACTAAACTGAGCTCATCTGCGTTGGTATCGGTCATCGAATCACATCTGCTGTCCCAACTTCATGCTAGCTACTGCTTTTTC GATTTTCCGGTACTTCACCAGTTAAAGGACCTTAATAATCTGAAAAAGTTAAATATTGGTGGAGCTCAAGTTTCTGATTTCGCGCTCAAAATACTCGGCGAAAATTGCTGGTCTTTGCTTGAAATTGTGCTGGGAAAGTGCAGAGGAGTTGCTGATACTGGTATTATGCAGCTCGTATCCCGTTGTGTGGATTTGAAGGTACTCGATTTGACGTGCTGCAGTGATCTCACTGACTTGGCAATATTAGCCGTGGCGAGCTCCTGCCGGGATCTTACATGTTTGAAGTTAGAGTGCTGCAACTTGCTTAGCGAGACAAGCCTCGAATGTCTTGGATCCAAGTGTGCTTTACTAGAGGAGATTGATCTTACAGATTGTTCGGGAATCAACGACACGG GATTAAAATATCTATCAAAATGTTCGAAGCTTTCGTCCCTGAAACTTGGACTATGTATCGACATTTCAGACAAAGGGTTGCAGTATATCGCCACGAATTGTAAAAAGCTTCAAGAACTCGATCTTTATAG GTGCGTGGGAATTGGCGACGAGGGATTGGTTTCCTTATCAAGTGGCTGCAAGAATTTGAGAAGGCTGATCTTATCATATTGCCATTTGGTTACTGATCGTGGGATAGGGTGTTTAGGTTTCTTACAAGAACTTTGGGATGTGGAGATGCGAGGCCTGCCGAAAGTCACGGGTTCCGGTTTGACAAAACTTGCTGCTGGATGCTTGAGGCTTGCAGAATTGGATCTAAAACATTGTGAAAATATAGATGACTTGGGGTTTTGGGCCCTGGCTTTCTATGCCAAGAATTTGCAACAG ATCAATCTGAGCGGCTGCGATATCTCAGACACGGGGCTATGCGTTCTACTGGGGAACTTGATGCGTCTTCAGGATGCCAAGTTAGTTAACCTGCCGAATGTATCAGTAAACGGGCTGGAGATCGCGCTTCGAGTCTGCTGTTTTCGGCTAAAGAAATTGAAGTTGCTTGCCCATCTTGGACCATTGCTTTCTCCACAGTTGGTGGAAACTTTAGAAGCAAGGGGCTGTAAGATTCGATGGGATTACAGAAAAGTGGAGCCAGTTATGACTCTTTGA